From the Erpetoichthys calabaricus chromosome 12, fErpCal1.3, whole genome shotgun sequence genome, the window catgaaccagaaggcgtgagcttattcagtacgAGCAGGAGCACGCTGGTGgctggttgctgtgtgctacaacaagcttgacctggcagtgatcgacgcacatgtactgtacaaggcatgcacggggtccactgagaaaagaagaccATTCTTGGCTCACCTTGAAGAGGAACtttgtcgtcgcttcttacaagaaaaggcgatgtaaaaagaaaaagaggatgcaacatcgacaagcttctgttccaagactgccacttcccccaggaaagcaaactcagtcagtgtcagccgccccttcagtgtaataggaaccacagcatagagaggagtgtgtacattgtaacaggtaaacatgtcgtaaatgtagaaaggacggtccttggttgtgtgggaactgttaacatttgaatttaatgATTGTATATAGAgaagaactgacctctctgtactattctttcctctgcatgtcctggagtacaaaagaaacaccaccatggatcaaaatgtggagactgggtaagatcagaaaaaaaaaaaaaatgtggtcactgattacaagcgcaagaaggcatgcgaatgaatatgaataatatcaataatgttgcatcagtgccacaatgttttctgaaaagtactatacaggtcataaaatgaattactcCAAAtatcatatgtctctgtttttttgtcaatgcggctttgacatcatggaccataaggtgaatactaattcagcgtgagcaggaacactcaagaataaaactgaacaaaaaaaacttaagtaacggtgagatacaaagaaggcagatacaccagcgtttgtgtgtcagcttttatccctccagatcagagaatttccaggtCCATTGTATctaaacaccactcacatctacagttattcccagtttcaaataaaaactaacagtgtcaaatccctgggtggtggtggtggtgtttgtatcgtgatcgtgactgagaaaataaaagttaaaaaaaacgctaacttttacaagtacagtaataCCTCGGATAACGACCACAATCCGTTCCGAAAAGTGGGTCGTTATCCGAAATGGTTGCTATCCGAAACAATTTTCTCCATAAGGAATAAAGGAAATAGAAATAATTGGTTCCTAGCCCCTGTTGACTCGCTAATATATGAAAGTTACAGGCTATAtaggtatgtttttttaaatgggaacagttataatacagtacaaatgatgttaaataaaaataaaaacattaaagaaagcatttaaacataagaaaacatagGAAAACTTATCGTTTTGactggagtgccctctcagggttggtagcgagatcctgccccaagtggaggagttcaagtatctcggggtcttgttcacgagtgagggaagaatggagcgtgagatcgacaggcggatcggtgcggcatccgcagtaatgcgggctctgcatcggtctgtcgtggtgaaaaaggagctgagccgcaaggcgaagctctcaatttaccagtcgatctatgttcctaccctcacctatggtcatgagctatgggtagtgaccgaaagaacgagatcgcgaatacaagcggctgaaatgagtttcctccacagggtgtctgggctttcccttaaagatagggtgagaagctcagtcatccgggaggggctcagagtagagccgctgctcctccgcatcgagaggagtcagatgaggtggctcgggcatctgatcaggatgcctcctggacgcctccctggtgaggtgttccgggcacgtccaaccgggaggaggccccggggaagacccaggacacgctgaggCGATTACGACAGCAAAGGGAGGGTCACGGCAGAGGAGGGAGGGTCACGGCAGAGGAGGGGGGGCATATGACAGATACGCTACGTATGGCAGAAAACAATAGCACTATGAATAAGCACATAACATaattctgtaactaaaaactaaagaaatgacactacagcatggaataaaaaaaaaaaaagtggaatctTACCTTTCTAGTGAGGCGATTACGACAGCAAAGGGAGGGTCAACGCAGAGGAGGGAGGGCATATGACAGATACGCTACGTATGGCAGAAAACAATAGCACTGGGTAACTTTAATACGTaaacacattttactgtttactgtacataactttattttacgaaactaatttacaaaacactttttttttatttttatgcttttttttttatggaggtTTGGGGAGGAAGGGGTGGAATTACTGCTTAGAGGGGGAATCCCCCTCCATGAGAACATCGGGGGATGTCCTCTGTCGCTTTGAGGTTGAAGAAAAAAACTTGTCCAGTGTCTGTTGCTTCTGCCTTTTTTGTAGCACTTTTCGATAATACGACATCACATTATCATTGAACATGTTCAGGCTCCTACTGCCTACCGCACTGTTTGGGAAAGATTTTTCTACAAACAATTGCAATTCCCCCCACTtagcacacatttctttaatcaCTGAACTTGGGACTTCCTCCTTCCCTTCCTCTTCCCCCTCCGAAGACATATCCTCAGCCAAATTCTTTTCTTGCTCAGCCTGAAGGTGCTGCAACTCTTCAGTAGTGAGTTCATTACTGTGCTCCTCCACAAGTTCTTCAACATCGTTATTATCCACCTCCAACCCCATGCTTTGGCCCAGGGAAACAATTTCATCAACAATTTCTGGTTCGAATCCTTCAAAATCTCGCTCTGGAACACAGTCTGGCCAGAGTTTCCTCCATCCTGCATTCATATTACGGTAGGTCACTTGGTTCCATGCATTATCAATAAGATGAACACAattcaaaatgttgaaatgaTTCTTCCAAAATTCCTTCAGAGTTAAGTTGGTATCGTTCGTTATATCGAAGCACTTTCTGAATAAGGCTTTCGTGTACAATTTCTTGAAGTTTGAAATGACCTGTTGATCCATGGGCTGCAGCAAAGGGGTTGTGTTCGGTGGCAGATAACGAACTTGAATAAAGTCGAACTCTTCTTCTAAGTACTCGTCGATGTTTGGAGGATGTGCTGGAGCATTATCCAGCAGGAGAAGGCATTTGAGGGGAAGGTTGTTCTTCTCTAGGTATTCTTTCACAGCCGGGGCAAAAACTTCGGTCACCCACTCGACAAAAAATTGGCGGGTCACCCAAGCTTTAGAATTAGACCTCCACATaacaggcaatttctgttttattacattatGCTTCTTAAATACTCTTGGATTGTCCGAATGGTAGACTAACAGCGGCTTCAGCTTAAAATCCCCACTGGCGTTACCGCACAATAGAAGAGTTAGCCTATCTTTCATAGGCTTGTGCCCTGGCAATGCTTTCTCTTCCTTCGTTATGTACGTTTTATTCGGCATCTTCTTCCAAAACAGGCCTGTTTCATCCGCATTAAATACCTGTTGCGGGACGTAACTTTCTTCTTCTATGATTTTTTTGAATTCTAGGATGAACTTCTCGGCCCCTGCCTTGTCGGAACTAGCTGCTTCCCCATGCCTTATGACGCTGTGGATGCCTGTTCTGTGcttaaatttttcaaaccagcctCGACTGgctttgaaaacaaaatcactcAAAGCACTTGTCTGTGGGGTTTTCTTCTTCAAATCTTCGTAGATTTGCAGCGCCTTCTCACTAATGAATGCCTCACTGATGCTAGCACCTTctaactgtttttcatttatatacacaaGCAACAACTTTTCTACTTCGTCTATTATTTGAGGCCTTTGCTTTGTTATAATAGTCATTCCTTTTGACACATTAGCTTCTTTAACCTgctcctttttctttaaaatcgtCGAGATTGTCGACTTTGACATGCCGTATTCTCTTGCGATATCCGA encodes:
- the LOC127529970 gene encoding tigger transposable element-derived protein 1-like; its protein translation is MAPKKIKKAGSSAVIRQRPTIELKKEIIAKYERGMRVSDIAREYGMSKSTISTILKKKEQVKEANVSKGMTIITKQRPQIIDEVEKLLLVYINEKQLEGASISEAFISEKALQIYEDLKKKTPQTSALSDFVFKASRGWFEKFKHRTGIHSVIRHGEAASSDKAGAEKFILEFKKIIEEESYVPQQVFNADETGLFWKKMPNKTYITKEEKALPGHKPMKDRLTLLLCGNASGDFKLKPLLVYHSDNPRVFKKHNVIKQKLPVMWRSNSKAWVTRQFFVEWVTEVFAPAVKEYLEKNNLPLKCLLLLDNAPAHPPNIDEYLEEEFDFIQVRYLPPNTTPLLQPMDQQVISNFKKLYTKALFRKCFDITNDTNLTLKEFWKNHFNILNCVHLIDNAWNQVTYRNMNAGWRKLWPDCVPERDFEGFEPEIVDEIVSLGQSMGLEVDNNDVEELVEEHSNELTTEELQHLQAEQEKNLAEDMSSEGEEEGKEEVPSSVIKEMCAKWGELQLFVEKSFPNSAVGSRSLNMFNDNVMSYYRKVLQKRQKQQTLDKFFSSTSKRQRTSPDVLMEGDSPSKQ